A DNA window from Microcystis aeruginosa NIES-843 contains the following coding sequences:
- a CDS encoding Uma2 family endonuclease has protein sequence MLTSSPPKTISLEEYRNLETIAEVKHEYHDGEIIEMTGGSINHNSILINLIVLLKLALRGTNYRLQSSDLRLWIPQYNRGLYPDLMIIAGEPLFSDNRNDEILNPCLIIEVLSPSTSGYDRGDKFRYYRSIPQLNQYLLVSQGEILIESYSKTSENNWLLQEYTPARGIISLDSLGISLNLADIYEGIDFN, from the coding sequence ATGTTGACTTCATCTCCCCCCAAAACTATCAGCTTAGAAGAATATCGTAATTTAGAAACCATAGCCGAGGTTAAACACGAATATCACGACGGGGAAATTATCGAGATGACAGGGGGAAGCATCAATCATAATAGTATTCTAATTAATCTTATTGTCCTGCTAAAATTAGCTTTAAGAGGAACTAATTATCGTCTTCAATCTAGCGATCTACGTCTATGGATACCCCAGTATAATCGCGGTTTATACCCAGATTTAATGATTATTGCCGGGGAACCATTATTTAGTGATAATCGCAACGATGAAATTTTAAATCCCTGCCTAATTATCGAAGTTTTATCTCCTTCCACCTCTGGTTATGATCGGGGTGATAAATTTCGTTATTATCGTTCTATACCCCAATTAAACCAATATCTTCTCGTCAGTCAAGGGGAGATACTAATAGAATCCTATAGCAAAACCTCAGAGAATAATTGGTTACTGCAAGAATACACCCCAGCCAGGGGAATTATATCCCTAGATTCTTTAGGAATTAGCTTAAATCTTGCCGATATTTACGAAGGAATTGATTTTAATTGA
- a CDS encoding Uma2 family endonuclease translates to MLTRSPTKTRSLEEYRNLETIAEVKHEYHDGEIIEMTGGSINHNRLVRNLIRLLDNALRKTIYEVFPSDLRLWIPQYNRGLYPDLMIIAGEPLFSDNRNDEILNPCLIIEVLSPSTSGYDRGDKFRYYRSIPQLNQYLLVSQGEILIESYSKTSDNNWLLQEYTPARGIISLDSLGISLNLADIYEGIDFNLNS, encoded by the coding sequence ATGCTAACTCGATCTCCTACCAAAACCCGCAGCTTAGAAGAATATCGTAATTTAGAAACCATAGCCGAGGTTAAACACGAATATCACGACGGAGAAATTATCGAGATGACAGGGGGAAGCATCAATCATAATCGACTGGTACGCAATTTAATTCGCTTGTTAGACAATGCTTTAAGGAAAACTATTTATGAAGTCTTTCCCAGTGATTTGCGACTATGGATACCCCAATATAATCGCGGTTTATACCCAGATTTAATGATTATTGCCGGGGAACCATTATTTAGTGATAATCGCAACGATGAAATTTTAAATCCCTGCCTAATTATCGAAGTTTTATCTCCTTCCACCTCTGGTTATGATCGGGGTGATAAATTTCGTTATTATCGTTCTATACCCCAATTAAACCAATATCTTCTCGTCAGTCAAGGGGAGATACTAATAGAATCCTATAGCAAAACATCAGACAATAATTGGTTACTGCAAGAATACACCCCAGCCAGGGGAATTATATCCCTAGATTCTTTAGGAATTAGCTTAAATCTTGCCGATATTTACGAAGGAATTGATTTTAATCTCAACTCCTAA
- a CDS encoding UPF0175 family protein, with amino-acid sequence MKITIDIPDELLQHYNYNNLTREILEALVVQAYRAEKITSAEVGSILGLSSRWVVDAFLKNHDADLHYNEVDLESDRKTLQQLRNKHDHSLL; translated from the coding sequence ATGAAAATTACTATCGATATTCCCGATGAATTGCTTCAACATTACAACTACAATAATCTTACCCGTGAAATTTTAGAGGCTTTGGTGGTGCAGGCCTACCGAGCGGAAAAAATCACCAGTGCCGAGGTCGGAAGTATTTTAGGTCTATCTTCTCGTTGGGTGGTGGATGCTTTTTTGAAAAACCACGATGCCGATTTACATTACAATGAAGTCGATCTAGAGAGCGATCGCAAGACTCTTCAGCAACTTCGCAACAAACACGATCATAGTCTTTTATGA
- the fabI gene encoding enoyl-ACP reductase FabI → MLDLTGKNALVTGIANNRSIAWGIAQQLHQAGANIGVTYLPDEKGRFEKKVRELADELNPAFYVPCDVQNDQQVEDTFATVAEKWGKLDILIHCLAFADKEGLTGDFTAIPREAFTKSLDISTFSLTRLARSAKPLMTAGGSIITLTYLGGVKVIPNYNLMGVAKAGLEMSVRYLAAELGGQKIRVNGISAGPIRTLASSAVGGILDMIHHVEEIAPLHRTVTQIEVGNTAAFLASDLASGITGQIIYVDSGYEIMGM, encoded by the coding sequence ATGTTAGATTTAACGGGAAAAAACGCCTTAGTGACGGGGATTGCCAATAATCGCTCGATCGCTTGGGGAATTGCCCAACAACTCCATCAAGCTGGTGCGAATATCGGTGTCACCTATCTCCCCGACGAAAAGGGCCGTTTTGAGAAAAAAGTGCGAGAATTGGCCGATGAACTTAATCCCGCTTTTTATGTCCCCTGCGATGTCCAAAATGACCAACAGGTAGAAGATACTTTCGCTACAGTGGCGGAAAAATGGGGCAAACTGGATATTTTGATTCACTGTCTCGCTTTTGCCGATAAAGAGGGTTTAACGGGCGATTTTACCGCCATCCCTCGGGAAGCTTTCACTAAATCCCTAGATATTAGCACTTTTTCCCTAACCCGTCTAGCTCGATCGGCTAAACCCTTGATGACGGCAGGGGGAAGTATTATTACTCTTACCTATCTCGGCGGTGTCAAGGTAATTCCTAACTATAATTTAATGGGGGTGGCAAAAGCTGGTTTAGAAATGAGTGTTCGCTATTTAGCCGCGGAATTAGGTGGCCAAAAGATCCGAGTTAATGGTATTTCTGCCGGTCCAATTCGCACCTTAGCATCTTCGGCCGTCGGGGGAATTCTTGATATGATCCATCATGTGGAAGAAATCGCTCCTTTACATCGCACCGTGACACAAATTGAGGTGGGAAATACGGCCGCTTTTTTAGCCAGTGATCTTGCTAGTGGTATTACCGGACAGATTATTTATGTAGATTCCGGTTACGAAATTATGGGAATGTAG
- a CDS encoding serine/threonine protein kinase, with translation MTFTSDSLLAERYQLQQRLGNTAIGRQTWLAIDVLSQESVIIKLLAFSPQMEWEELKLFEREAAVLASLYHPRIPRYRDYFSLDKNQGDGIPWFVLVQDYIPGESLSDRLERGQRFTATVIRTIAQEVLEILIYLHELSPPVLHRDIKPSNLIINSENNVYLVDFGAVQSRGAVTGVTFTVVGTSGYAPLEQFWGRAVPSSDLYALGMTLIHLLTGIVPIELPHRDSKIQFRQRVTIDDDLIDWLETMTDIAVEKRFKSAREALKFLQHPYYRQASSLIDPKKLPKPPHSSIRIAKHRDNLEINLPPKIKLPSDAPTLWSLAIVLTVSIFISPILTFILALIGFICLREMQLILTPQEVLIKYKIFNFIYDKFAFKTQDLWGIFLHSNGTEGNYQIRLRTAKNYYLIGQNLREDECLWLGQEIQDWLNFIKYSVSPQDDV, from the coding sequence ATGACCTTTACTTCTGATTCTCTTTTAGCTGAACGTTACCAACTGCAACAACGCCTAGGCAATACCGCTATCGGTCGTCAAACTTGGTTAGCTATCGATGTATTATCCCAGGAATCGGTAATTATTAAACTCCTCGCTTTTAGTCCCCAGATGGAGTGGGAAGAATTAAAATTATTTGAACGAGAGGCCGCCGTTTTAGCTTCTCTCTATCATCCCCGTATTCCCCGCTATCGCGATTATTTTTCCCTCGATAAAAATCAAGGTGACGGGATTCCTTGGTTTGTGCTTGTACAAGATTATATACCCGGAGAATCTCTAAGCGATCGCTTAGAAAGGGGGCAACGTTTCACCGCTACGGTAATTCGGACTATTGCCCAAGAAGTTCTCGAAATTCTCATCTATTTGCATGAATTATCGCCCCCAGTATTACATCGAGATATTAAACCTAGTAATTTAATTATTAACTCGGAAAATAACGTTTATTTAGTAGATTTTGGGGCAGTCCAGTCCCGCGGTGCAGTGACGGGAGTTACTTTTACCGTGGTGGGGACGAGTGGTTATGCACCCCTAGAACAATTTTGGGGCCGGGCGGTTCCCAGTTCTGATTTATATGCCTTGGGTATGACTTTAATTCATTTATTGACGGGAATTGTCCCGATAGAATTGCCCCACCGCGACTCTAAAATTCAATTTCGCCAACGGGTGACAATTGATGATGATTTAATCGATTGGTTAGAAACTATGACCGATATAGCGGTAGAAAAGCGGTTTAAAAGTGCCAGAGAAGCTCTGAAATTTCTCCAACATCCCTACTATCGCCAAGCCTCAAGTTTAATCGATCCTAAGAAATTACCAAAACCTCCCCACAGTTCCATCCGTATCGCTAAACACCGGGATAATTTAGAGATTAATTTACCCCCTAAAATTAAGCTACCTTCCGATGCACCTACCCTCTGGTCTTTGGCGATTGTCCTTACTGTCAGTATCTTTATCTCCCCGATTCTTACCTTTATTTTAGCTCTAATTGGTTTTATTTGTTTGCGTGAGATGCAATTAATTCTTACCCCTCAAGAAGTTTTAATTAAATATAAAATCTTCAATTTTATTTACGACAAATTTGCTTTCAAAACTCAAGATTTATGGGGTATTTTTCTCCATAGCAATGGCACAGAAGGTAACTATCAGATTCGTCTGCGGACGGCTAAAAATTATTATCTTATCGGTCAGAATCTCCGCGAGGATGAATGTCTCTGGTTAGGACAGGAAATCCAAGATTGGTTAAATTTTATCAAATATAGCGTTTCTCCTCAAGATGATGTGTAA
- a CDS encoding aspartoacylase, whose protein sequence is MIEQKTTIKNLALIAGVHGNELTPAYLVKYLQKSPNLIARSSFQSHSLIANPLALKQRFRYIDTDLNRCFNQKDLVNPDCQQYEQKRAKKIVKEIREKSIDLLIDIHSTTSNMMLAIIYSNPHPWLLKLFTYLTKINPDVRLIYHPVSEEENHFLKGICPLAFTLEIGPVNHGVICPYLFRQTETLIYQILDYIEQENYLAAHLDTFSESLTVYQRLGSIDYPRDEQGEIKAMLHPQILQRDYQAIQPNQPIFLGFDGQEIIYRGESELYPIFVGESSYKEKGIALCWTAKKQIDIN, encoded by the coding sequence ATGATCGAGCAGAAAACTACTATTAAAAATCTGGCTTTAATTGCCGGTGTGCATGGCAATGAACTAACTCCCGCTTATTTGGTTAAATACCTGCAAAAGTCACCTAATCTTATTGCTCGCAGCAGTTTTCAATCCCACAGTCTCATCGCTAATCCCTTAGCCCTAAAGCAACGGTTTAGATATATCGATACGGATTTAAATCGTTGTTTTAACCAGAAAGATTTAGTTAATCCCGATTGTCAGCAATACGAACAAAAACGAGCCAAAAAAATAGTCAAAGAAATCCGAGAAAAATCCATTGATTTATTAATCGATATTCACAGCACCACATCTAACATGATGCTGGCAATTATTTATTCTAATCCCCATCCTTGGCTATTAAAACTCTTTACCTATCTGACTAAAATTAATCCTGATGTGCGCTTAATTTATCATCCCGTCAGCGAGGAAGAAAATCATTTTCTGAAAGGAATTTGTCCCCTAGCTTTTACCCTCGAAATCGGTCCGGTTAACCATGGTGTCATCTGTCCCTATCTTTTTCGTCAAACCGAAACACTCATCTATCAAATCCTAGACTACATCGAACAGGAAAATTATCTGGCTGCCCATCTCGATACTTTCAGCGAATCCCTCACAGTTTACCAACGTTTAGGCTCGATCGATTATCCTAGGGATGAACAGGGTGAAATTAAAGCCATGTTACATCCTCAGATTCTCCAACGAGATTATCAGGCAATTCAACCCAATCAACCGATTTTTCTAGGATTTGATGGTCAGGAAATTATCTATCGTGGGGAATCTGAATTATATCCTATCTTTGTCGGAGAATCTTCCTATAAAGAAAAAGGAATCGCCCTTTGTTGGACAGCCAAAAAACAAATTGATATTAATTAG
- a CDS encoding tetratricopeptide repeat protein, with protein MLSLLKKLWNWLKSLFIASPKAINLKKVENTPPEPSDGEYEGILMGLFEQVAAGTTTDGLREWLHSRHCDDKKLAQWLGVKSEEWLQYPEDYQTLGRDLAALGKVMTGNLGEVSQRISLQLRDAVRDVSGVEEENLDSKETDLTEVVQDVAFWFEQGYQKLINGDFIGAIASYDKALEIKPDDHEAWYNRGIALGNLGRFAEAIASYDRALEIKPDLHQAWYNRGIALGNLGRLEEAIASYDQALEIKPDQHEAWYNRGIALGNLGRFAEAIASYDKALEIKPDDHEAWYNRGIALGNLGRFAEAIASYDRALEIKPDLHQAWYNRGIALGNLGRLEEAIASYDQALEIKPDQHEAWYNRGIALGNLGRFAEAIASYDKALEIKPDDHQAWYGRGFALDDLGRFAEAIASYDKALEIKPDYHQAWYNRGFALGNLGRFEQAIASYDRALEFKPDLHEAWVNRGVALGNLGRLEEALASYDKALEFKPDLHEAWNNRGIALDNLRRFEQALASYDKALEIKPDLHEAWNNRGIALANLRRFEQALASYDRALEIKPDFHQAWTNRGNALRNLGRWAEAIASYYQAVAIKSDDHQA; from the coding sequence ATGCTATCCCTACTAAAAAAGCTCTGGAATTGGCTAAAATCGCTCTTTATTGCCAGTCCGAAGGCAATTAACCTCAAAAAAGTCGAAAATACTCCTCCAGAACCCAGCGATGGGGAATATGAAGGGATATTGATGGGGTTATTCGAGCAGGTGGCGGCGGGAACCACTACCGACGGGTTACGGGAATGGCTACACAGTCGCCATTGTGACGATAAAAAGCTGGCGCAGTGGCTAGGGGTCAAAAGCGAGGAATGGCTACAGTATCCAGAAGATTATCAAACTTTAGGGCGAGATCTGGCGGCTTTAGGCAAGGTGATGACGGGAAATCTGGGGGAAGTGTCCCAACGGATTAGCCTCCAGTTGCGCGACGCGGTGAGGGATGTTTCCGGTGTGGAGGAGGAAAATCTAGACTCAAAGGAGACGGATTTAACGGAAGTGGTTCAGGATGTCGCATTCTGGTTTGAGCAAGGATACCAGAAACTAATCAATGGGGATTTTATCGGCGCGATCGCCTCTTACGACAAAGCTTTAGAAATTAAACCCGATGACCATGAAGCTTGGTACAACCGAGGGATTGCGTTAGGTAATTTAGGCAGATTTGCAGAAGCGATCGCATCCTACGATCGAGCTTTAGAAATTAAACCCGATTTACATCAAGCTTGGTACAACCGAGGGATTGCGTTAGGTAATTTAGGCAGATTAGAAGAAGCGATCGCATCTTACGACCAAGCTTTAGAAATTAAACCCGATCAGCATGAAGCTTGGTACAATCGAGGGATTGCGTTAGGTAATTTAGGCAGATTTGCAGAAGCGATCGCCTCTTACGACAAAGCTTTAGAAATTAAACCCGATGACCATGAAGCTTGGTACAACCGAGGGATTGCGTTAGGTAATTTAGGCAGATTTGCAGAAGCGATCGCATCCTACGATCGAGCTTTAGAAATTAAACCCGATTTACATCAAGCTTGGTACAACCGAGGGATTGCGTTAGGTAATTTAGGCAGATTAGAAGAAGCGATCGCATCTTACGACCAAGCTTTAGAAATTAAACCCGATCAGCATGAAGCTTGGTACAATCGAGGGATTGCGTTAGGTAATTTAGGCAGATTTGCAGAAGCGATCGCCTCTTACGACAAAGCTTTAGAAATTAAACCCGATGACCATCAAGCTTGGTACGGCCGAGGGTTTGCGTTAGATGATTTAGGCAGATTTGCAGAAGCGATCGCCTCTTACGACAAAGCTTTAGAAATTAAACCCGATTACCATCAAGCTTGGTACAACCGAGGGTTTGCGTTAGGTAATTTAGGCAGATTTGAACAAGCGATCGCATCTTACGATCGAGCTTTAGAATTTAAACCCGATTTGCATGAAGCTTGGGTTAATCGAGGGGTTGCGTTAGGTAATTTAGGCAGATTAGAAGAAGCGCTCGCATCTTACGACAAAGCTTTAGAATTTAAACCCGATTTGCATGAAGCTTGGAACAACCGAGGGATTGCCTTAGATAATTTACGCAGATTTGAACAAGCGCTCGCATCTTACGACAAAGCTTTAGAAATTAAACCCGATTTGCATGAAGCTTGGAACAACCGAGGGATTGCGTTAGCTAATTTACGCAGATTTGAACAAGCGCTCGCATCCTACGATCGAGCTTTAGAAATTAAACCCGATTTCCATCAAGCTTGGACTAACCGAGGGAATGCGTTAAGGAATTTAGGCAGATGGGCAGAAGCGATCGCCTCTTACTACCAAGCGGTAGCCATTAAATCCGATGACCATCAAGCTTAG
- the ntcA gene encoding global nitrogen regulator NtcA codes for MDLSLIQDKPLADVFRRIGSGNFPPVVELFERGKTIFFPGDPAERVYFLLKGAVKLSRVYEAGEEITVALLRENSVFGVLSLLTGQRSDRFYHAVAFTPVELLSAPIDQVERSLRNNPDLSMLMLQGLSSRILQTEMMIETLAHRDMGSRLVSFLLILCRDFGVPTTDGIRVDLKLSHQAIAEAIGSTRVTVTRLLGELRDQEMVSIYKKKITVHNPVALSQQFT; via the coding sequence ATGGACTTATCCCTAATACAAGACAAACCCCTAGCAGATGTGTTCCGTCGAATCGGCAGCGGCAATTTCCCCCCGGTGGTGGAATTGTTCGAGCGTGGCAAAACGATCTTTTTCCCGGGAGACCCCGCCGAAAGAGTCTATTTTTTGCTTAAAGGAGCCGTTAAGTTGTCGCGAGTCTATGAAGCGGGAGAGGAAATTACCGTGGCTCTACTGCGGGAAAATAGCGTCTTTGGTGTGCTATCCTTACTGACCGGCCAGCGATCGGATCGTTTTTATCATGCCGTGGCTTTTACTCCGGTAGAATTACTCTCGGCCCCGATCGATCAGGTAGAAAGGTCCCTCCGCAATAATCCCGATTTATCAATGTTGATGTTGCAGGGGTTGTCCTCGCGCATTCTGCAAACGGAAATGATGATCGAAACCTTGGCTCACCGGGATATGGGTTCACGTTTGGTCAGTTTTTTATTAATTCTCTGTCGTGATTTTGGGGTTCCCACCACCGATGGCATCCGGGTGGATCTAAAATTGTCTCACCAAGCGATCGCAGAAGCGATCGGTTCTACCCGCGTCACTGTCACCCGTTTATTGGGAGAGCTGCGGGATCAAGAAATGGTCTCAATTTACAAGAAGAAAATTACCGTCCATAATCCCGTCGCTCTCAGTCAACAATTTACTTAA
- a CDS encoding ATP-binding protein, which yields MNSEIYKKVSLLVLYQGVFDNAIGQAFITLLSTDNVADFLKAYGKLFQALASKNISWNDFLIEQILLDDNPFSQQVQKKSVSELPESLIDGVKQDLSILQSLYNSSIYSLSNSTVFEQIKFLIFPAWEVDNKLESFLHSSLDWTELVEDLADYYRECGTGIFARYQALRWQEGRLQGITHPDPVQIQDIVGYEMPKETLIKNTEFLLAGYPALNVLLYGSRGSGKSSLVKGLLQKYHSQGLRLIEVAKSQLKDLPLIIEILRDLPQKFIIFVDDLSFEEDDEAFKALKVILEGSVTARPKNVVVYATSNRRHLVREFFADRPQPKDSDEVHNWDTVQEKLSFSDRFGLTLTFEPANQEKYLEIVRHLAALSKLKISLEDLEFRAKQWATQHNGRSGRTARQFIDFLQGELELNG from the coding sequence ATGAACTCTGAAATTTACAAAAAAGTCAGCTTGTTAGTTTTGTATCAAGGGGTTTTTGATAATGCTATTGGTCAGGCATTTATTACCCTATTATCTACGGATAATGTTGCCGATTTTCTCAAAGCTTATGGTAAATTGTTTCAAGCTTTAGCATCTAAAAATATCAGTTGGAATGATTTTCTAATCGAACAAATTTTATTAGATGATAATCCCTTTAGTCAACAGGTACAGAAAAAAAGTGTTTCGGAGTTACCCGAATCTTTAATTGATGGCGTTAAACAGGATTTATCTATCCTCCAATCTCTTTATAACTCTAGCATTTATAGCTTAAGTAATTCGACAGTTTTTGAACAAATTAAATTTCTAATTTTCCCCGCTTGGGAAGTGGACAATAAATTAGAAAGTTTCCTACATTCTAGTTTAGATTGGACGGAATTAGTCGAAGATCTAGCCGATTATTATCGTGAGTGTGGTACAGGAATTTTTGCCCGTTATCAAGCTTTAAGGTGGCAAGAAGGCAGATTACAAGGAATTACTCATCCCGATCCCGTGCAGATTCAAGACATAGTCGGTTATGAAATGCCCAAGGAAACCTTGATTAAAAACACTGAGTTTTTATTAGCAGGTTATCCAGCTTTAAATGTCTTACTCTATGGCAGCCGTGGTTCGGGAAAATCCTCTCTGGTTAAGGGATTATTGCAAAAATATCATAGTCAGGGATTGCGCTTAATTGAAGTGGCAAAATCGCAGTTAAAAGACCTACCATTAATTATTGAAATCTTGCGAGATTTGCCCCAAAAATTTATTATCTTTGTCGATGATTTATCCTTTGAAGAAGACGATGAAGCTTTTAAAGCTTTAAAGGTTATTTTAGAGGGAAGCGTCACCGCTAGACCGAAAAATGTCGTAGTTTATGCCACTTCTAATCGCCGACATTTAGTCAGAGAATTTTTTGCGGATCGACCACAACCAAAAGATAGTGATGAAGTGCATAATTGGGACACAGTACAAGAAAAATTATCCTTTAGTGATCGCTTTGGTTTAACCCTCACTTTTGAACCAGCTAATCAAGAAAAATATTTGGAAATAGTGCGTCATTTGGCAGCTTTATCTAAATTAAAAATTAGCTTAGAAGACTTAGAATTTCGTGCCAAACAATGGGCAACCCAACATAATGGGCGATCGGGAAGAACTGCTAGACAATTTATTGATTTTCTCCAAGGGGAATTAGAATTAAATGGGTAA
- a CDS encoding DUF3084 domain-containing protein: MTSAYILVLAIVVLGGLIAAVGDRIGSRIGKKRMRLFNLRPKQTATLMTIVTGILIAGSTLIVLFASSKSLRQGVFELDRLLNERRAAIKDLESQVRKTTEQKNQVEKALKTAKSEQIAVQKRLEVLNKNYQASRQRLRLVSGQLEKFRKEVANLNNERVILTNQKAQLISQRDQLSQQKSILSSQINQLQTTVQVRDKELANQQKLLTTRQARLQQLETQQKTLQLEIDRRDQRIGELDRSIVDKNLALEQREGKLKDLETQMAFLKREVEVLEQYYQTYQELREKQIAIFRGQVLSFGAFRIVDTQAIVAVIDKLLREANMNAIRATQPNQPNFDQRLVKITKAQVEQLSQQLQDGKEYVVRILSAGNYVLGESEIRVFADVVPNQRVFEEKQVIAAVSIDPQNMTEEDLQKRLDLLLASAQFRARSAGVLGSIQVEDGLLTTVVNFIGQVKKSGNSIETLEAIAASKTNTAGPLTLRLVAVKDGKIVFSTSS, from the coding sequence ATGACTAGCGCTTATATTTTGGTTTTGGCCATCGTGGTTTTAGGTGGTCTGATAGCGGCGGTTGGCGATCGCATAGGGAGCCGTATCGGTAAGAAAAGGATGCGTTTATTTAATCTGCGTCCGAAACAAACCGCAACTTTGATGACGATTGTAACGGGAATTTTGATCGCCGGTTCCACTTTAATTGTCTTGTTTGCTTCTAGTAAATCCCTGCGTCAAGGGGTTTTTGAACTGGATCGTCTTTTAAATGAACGTCGTGCCGCTATTAAGGATTTGGAAAGTCAGGTGAGAAAAACCACCGAACAAAAAAATCAGGTGGAAAAGGCTTTAAAAACGGCTAAAAGTGAACAGATAGCTGTGCAGAAACGTCTAGAGGTTCTTAACAAAAATTATCAAGCTTCTCGTCAACGTTTGCGATTAGTTTCGGGACAGTTGGAAAAGTTTCGTAAGGAAGTTGCTAATTTAAACAATGAACGAGTCATTTTAACTAATCAAAAGGCACAGTTAATCAGTCAACGGGATCAATTGTCCCAACAAAAATCAATTCTTTCTAGTCAGATCAATCAACTACAAACCACCGTTCAAGTTAGAGATAAAGAGTTGGCTAATCAACAAAAATTATTAACAACCAGACAAGCGCGACTTCAACAGTTGGAAACCCAACAAAAAACCCTACAGCTAGAAATTGATCGCCGGGATCAACGCATTGGAGAACTTGATCGATCGATCGTCGATAAAAATTTAGCTTTGGAACAGCGTGAGGGAAAATTAAAAGATTTAGAAACCCAAATGGCTTTTCTTAAGCGGGAAGTGGAAGTTTTAGAACAATACTATCAAACCTATCAAGAATTGCGGGAAAAACAGATCGCTATTTTCCGGGGACAGGTGTTATCTTTTGGAGCTTTTCGTATTGTTGATACTCAAGCTATTGTCGCTGTTATTGATAAGTTATTGCGAGAAGCGAATATGAATGCTATCCGTGCCACCCAACCGAATCAGCCTAATTTTGACCAGCGTTTAGTTAAGATCACAAAAGCACAGGTAGAACAGTTAAGTCAACAATTACAGGACGGTAAAGAATATGTGGTGAGAATCCTTTCAGCAGGTAATTATGTCTTAGGAGAAAGCGAGATTCGTGTCTTTGCTGATGTGGTTCCCAATCAAAGAGTTTTTGAGGAGAAACAGGTAATCGCTGCCGTTTCCATTGATCCCCAAAATATGACAGAAGAAGACCTACAAAAGCGCTTAGATTTACTCTTAGCTTCGGCTCAATTTCGCGCTAGAAGTGCGGGAGTTTTAGGGTCAATTCAGGTGGAAGATGGTTTATTAACTACGGTAGTTAACTTTATTGGTCAAGTCAAAAAGTCGGGTAATTCTATCGAGACACTTGAGGCAATTGCCGCTAGTAAAACTAATACGGCTGGCCCCTTAACTTTGCGTTTAGTGGCGGTAAAAGATGGTAAAATTGTTTTTAGTACGTCCTCTTAA
- the ccsB gene encoding c-type cytochrome biogenesis protein CcsB: protein MNLVSLENFLDNTSFLVLFLTMLVYWAGAAFPSIPLLPGLGSTGVAIANLCIAALLGARWLEAGYFPISNLYESLFFLAWGVTAVHLIAEYTSRSRLVGVVTTPVAMGITAFATLSLPGEMQTSAPLVPALKSNWLMMHVSVMMLSYAALMVGSLMAIAFLIVTRGQNIELKGSSVGTGAYRLQNKLSTTLSAPIFMETANGGTTALLTPTLTAMATLSPQRLSLAETLDNISYRVIGLGFPLLTIGIIAGAVWANEAWGSYWSWDPKETWALITWLVFAAYLHARITRGWQGRKPAILAASGFVVVWVCYLGVNLLGKGLHSYGWFF, encoded by the coding sequence ATGAATTTAGTTAGCTTAGAGAACTTTCTCGATAACACTTCTTTTTTAGTCCTGTTTTTAACCATGCTGGTTTATTGGGCTGGGGCAGCCTTTCCTAGCATACCTTTGTTGCCGGGCCTGGGCAGCACGGGAGTGGCCATCGCTAACCTCTGTATCGCCGCTTTATTGGGGGCGCGCTGGTTAGAAGCGGGTTATTTCCCCATCAGCAATCTTTACGAATCTTTATTCTTTCTCGCTTGGGGTGTAACTGCGGTTCATTTAATTGCTGAGTACACTAGCCGCAGTCGCCTGGTGGGGGTGGTGACGACTCCTGTAGCCATGGGGATTACTGCTTTTGCCACTTTGTCCTTACCCGGGGAAATGCAAACTTCGGCGCCCTTGGTTCCAGCTTTAAAATCGAATTGGTTGATGATGCACGTTAGCGTCATGATGTTAAGTTATGCTGCTTTGATGGTGGGTTCCCTGATGGCGATCGCTTTTCTGATCGTCACTAGAGGTCAAAATATCGAGTTAAAAGGCAGTTCCGTGGGTACGGGAGCCTATCGTCTGCAAAATAAGTTATCTACCACTCTTTCTGCCCCAATTTTCATGGAAACGGCTAACGGTGGCACAACCGCCCTTTTAACTCCCACCTTAACAGCGATGGCGACTCTTTCGCCCCAACGTCTTAGCTTGGCGGAAACCCTCGATAATATCAGTTATCGGGTCATCGGTCTCGGTTTTCCCCTTCTCACTATCGGTATCATCGCCGGGGCAGTTTGGGCCAATGAAGCTTGGGGTTCCTATTGGAGTTGGGATCCGAAAGAAACTTGGGCGCTAATCACTTGGTTAGTGTTTGCCGCTTATCTCCATGCCCGCATTACCCGGGGATGGCAGGGAAGAAAACCGGCTATTCTAGCTGCCAGTGGTTTTGTTGTGGTTTGGGTATGTTATTTAGGGGTGAATCTTTTAGGTAAAGGTCTTCATTCCTACGGCTGGTTTTTCTAA